GCGATGCGGCCTGGGCTCCGTTCGCCCGCCGCCTGGCGCGCTCGATCGTCGAGGCCACGCTGCACTACGAACGATTCGATCTGGTCGCCGAAGCCGCCCGCGGCATCGACGTGGCCATGTCCGGCATCGCAGCCGACTCACTGGAGGTCGCCGAGCGTCTGGCGCAACGCGGCCACTGAATTTGTCATCATCCGGGCCCGACCGGCCGCTGGTTGGCGTGCTGGCCATTCAGGGAGATTTCGCCGAACACCTCGGCGTGCTGGAGCGCCTGGGCGCCCGCACCATGGCCGTCCGCCTCCCCGACCAGCTGGATGACCTCGACGGGCTCGTCATACCCGGCGGCGAGAGCACCACATTCGGCAAACTTGCGGTCCGCTACGGGTTCATGGGACCGGTACGCGATCTGGTCGCCAGCGGCCGGCCGGTCTGGGGGACCTGCGCCGGGTTGATCTTCCTGAGCCGCGATTGCGGTCGCGACCAGCCGATCCTGGAAGTGATGGACGTGGCGGTGCGGCGCAACGCGTTCGGATCCCAGATCGACAGCTTCGAACGCGCTTTGGACATCCCGGCCCTGGGCCCGGAGGCTTTTCCGGGCGTCTTCATCCGGGCCCCGCTGGTCACCGCCGTCGGAAGGGACGTGAAGGTCCTCTCGGAAATAGACGCCGGCGTGGTGGCGGTGGAACAGGCCAACCTATTGGGCACCTGCTTCCACCCCGAATTGACCCGCGACCCGCGAATGCACCGCTACTTCCTCAATAAAATGACCTCGCAGACGCAATTTCCTCCCAAGAACTAACCCCTATCCGCACCGACGCAACATCCCAGTCGCAGCCCTCTCGGGACGCCGTCGGACTGGGATCGCAGCCGCAGCCCGGCCTGCGCTACGCCGAGACGGACGCGGAGGAACTTGACGCGCTGCTCGGCCTGCTTCCGCAATCGGTCGCCGAACCGATCCGATCGCAGGGCGAGTGCGACGCACTCATCGAGGTCGTGCTCGACGTTGGCCGCCGGCCGTTGGCCCGGTTCCCGGGCGGCGACATCGAACTGGGAAGCTGGCTGATCGAATCCGACACCCTGGAGGAGGCCGCCGCCAGGATCGGAAATTTCGACGCCGACAACCGGGCCGGAGTCGTGGGCACGCTGCACCGGGTGTCGGCGATCCGCAACCGCAGCGGCCGGATCGTGGGCCTCACGCTGCGACGCGGCCGCGCGATCTACGGGCAGGTGGCCATGGTCCGCGACGTGATCGACTCGCGCCGCTCGGTCCTGCTGGTCGGTCGCCCCGGGGTCGGCAAGACGACGCTGCTACGCGAAATCGCGCGCGAACTAGCCGACGGGATGGGGCGAAGGGTACTGGTGGTGGACACCTCGAACGAAATTGCCGGCGATGGAGACATCCCGCATCCGGGCATCGGCGGCGCGCGCCGGATGCAGGTTCCGGCGCCGGACCGTCAGCACCAAGTGATGATCGAAGCGGTTGAAAACCACATGCCCGAAGTCCTGATCATCGACGAAATCGGGACCATTGCCGAAGCCCGGGCGGCGCGAACGATCGCCGAGCGCGGCATCCAGCTGGTGGCCACCGCGCACGGCAACAGCCTGCAAAACCTGATCACCAACCCAACCCTGAACGTGCTCGTGGGCGGGATCGAGAACGTGATCCTGGGCGACCGCGAAGCCCGGCGCCGCCGAACCCGCAAGGCCGTACTGGAAAGGCGCGGCGCGCCGACCTTTGATGTCCTGATCGAAATCGCGCGTCGCAACCAGCTGTTGGTGCACACCAACCTGGCTCATGCCACCGATGCAGTCTTGGCGGGAGAACCGCTGGCCGCGGAGATGCGGACCCTGCAAGACGAGGGGGTCCAGATAGATCGCCGCACATTGCGCCCGGCCAGCTCCGACTGGGCCAAACTGGCCGAGGCGCCCGAGCAGGTCATCGCCGAAGCCACGTTCGAGCCTCCGCCGCTGGAGCCGTACCTGCACGGAATCTCCTCCGGCAAGATCCGCAAGGCGGCCCGCGCGCTGGGGATCACGGTGCGGCCGGTCCGCGAACTGGGTCACGCCGAATTGCTGATTACCACCCGATCGAGCTACCTCCACCGTGATTCGACGCTGGACCGGGCGATCGATATGGACATGCCGGTCTTCGTTCTGGAGGGCACTTCGGTCGAGCGCGTCCGCAAGGGTCTGGCCAAGGCGTTCGCGGCCCTGCGTCTGCAATCCGGGTCCGGCGACGGATCCGTCAGCTCCTATCTGAGCAGCGCCTGAGTCCGCGCCCTCAGGCCGCATCCTCTGCACGCAGTGCCATGAACGAGAGTCCGGTCGCTCCCGACCGCGGCATCCTGGTTACCTTCGAGGGGATCGACGGGGCCGGTAAGACGCACATGAGCCGGCAGCTGCGCAGCCGGCTGGAGGATGAGGGCGTGGCAACCCTGCTGGTGCGCGAGCCCGGTGGAACCGAATTCGGCGAACGGTTGCGCGACGACTGGGAGCACGAAAACTTGACTTCGCCGACCTCGCCGCGGGTCGAGGCGCTGCTGTTCAACGCCGCCCGCGCCCACCTGGTCGAGCAGCGCATCCGGCCCGCGCTGGCTTCCGGAAGGGTGGTAATCTGCGATCGATTCGCCGATTCGACCATCGCCTACCAGGGAGCCGATTCCGGTCTGGACGTAGAAGAGCTGGAGCGGCTCAATTTCTTCGCCACCGCCCGGCTGGTTCCCGATCTGGTGGTCCTTTTGGACGTTCCCGCCGAAGTTGGCTTGGCGCGCAAGGCGGGCATGGCCCCGCAAGCCGGTGAACTGAAAGGGATGGAGGGCCGCGGTGCCCGCTACCTGGACCGCGTGCGCAACTTATATCTATCGCTGGCGGCCCATGCGCCCAACCGCTGGCAGGTTCTCAGCGGCCGCGAAGACCCCGCAAACCTGATGCCTAAAATCTGGGCGCGGGTAGCATCCCTCTTGGAGCGCAAGATGACCGCTCCCACCGGACGCCGCCAGAACCAACTCTTGTAGTCCCCGACTTTTTTGGCCGGGTTCCCAGGGAAAAGCATTGACCGCGCGCGAGCAAGGCGCAGCCGAGCAAAACAAGCTCGTAATCGCCATCGTCCAAGACGAAGACGCCAACTCTCTGGCCGACGACCTAGTCGCCAATAACTTCGGGCTTACGCGCATCAACACCGCCGGCGGGTTCCTCCGGCAGGGCAACGTATCGTTCCTGATAGGGACTCCCAGCGACCGTCTGGGCGAGCTGCTGACCATAGTCCGCGCCAATTGCCAAACGCGTACCCAGTACGTCAACCCGATCCCGCCGATCATGGAGCCCGGCGAGTTCTACATCCCCTACCCGGTCGAAGTTCAGGTTGGCGGGGCTACCGTTTTCGTCATCGATCTGGAGCGCTACGAACGGCTCTAGCCCGGTCCGATTTGGGCGCTAAGCGCCCGTGCACATCGGAACCGCGAACCGGGCGCAAGTGAAGGCGTCCCCTCGCTAGCGCCGACGGTAAATCCTGCGAATCACCCTAGCGCAATGGCTCCCGCAGGTACGTCCGGAGTTTTCCCGGCGGCGCCCATTCACCGGCCCGCACCTGCGCCGGGGAGCTGGCAATCGAGCAGAAGCCGGCGATGACACGCGGGTGATCGACCTGCCGTAGGCCTCGCGGGAACGGCGCGGAATCAGCCCGGCGCCCGGCACCCTGTCACTTCAAGTGATCGCGGTATACGCCGACCACCACTCCACGGATTTCAAGCCGGTTCGTATCAATCGGGTCGTGTTCGGAATTTGCGGGTTTGAGCAAATACCGAAAGCGCCCGTTGCGGTAAAAGCGCTTTAGCGTGGCTTCCTCGTCTCCCAGAATCGCAACCACCACGTCGCCGTCGTCGGCGGTGTTCTGGCGCCGCACAAGCACGCGGTCCCCGTCCAGGATGTGGTCGTCGACCATGGAGTCGCCGCGAACTTCAAGCGCGTAATAGTCGCGCGGATCGTCGGGCGAGACCGTCTCCGGCAGCGGCACGTAACCCTGGTGGTCGGTGATGGCCTCGATCGGCGAACCGGCAGCGATCGCGCCTATGATCTGGGCCGCCCGGACCTGCAGGCACTCGTCGGATTCGGGATCGTAATTGGCGGTAATCCCGTGGGCCTCGCCGGTGCGCCTGATGTAGTTCTTGCGATCAAGCGCCACCAGGTGTGCCTGCACCGACGCGGCCGAAAGCCCCAATTGCTCACCGATCTGGCGAACGCTCGGGCTGTAGCCGTTCTCCACCTGGAATGCCCTGATTACGTCTAGCACCCGCCGCTGTTTTGCAGTCAACGACCTTGCCATCGACACCCATCCTGATCATCGTTCGAGTTTCATCAAGCTGTAATCATTCAAATGATCAGCTTAACAAATATTGTACACGTCCGATCGAGCGCCTTTCGAAGGCATGGAACAGCTATCGAACTGCCCCCGAACCCCGCGAATCGGGGCCGACGCGAACCGCCTATCTCAAATAACCTAAACAGACGACGCAAGCCCATTTCCGGTGCCAGTCCCAATTGCTTGACCTGATTCGACGACTGATCCCCGAGATCGGCGGTCCGGCCCACGAAGATGGGCGGGCCGAAGAAGAGGCGACCGGCCAGAAGATTGCTCCCGGCGAGGTCTTGCAGCTGGGACCCGAGGTCGAGATCGGTCACGACTGGTTCGAGGTGAAGGGCCGGCGTTTTCCGCGCCTTAAGGAGCGCGTCCGCCAGGCCCTGCCCGAAGACGCCTCCCATTTCCGGCCCGCGGAAGCCGACGACTTCTCCCAGTCGGTTCCCCGGCGTCACGAGATTTTTGCCCACCTGACCGCCGACATGGCCGACTTGCTGGAACGAATTGCCGAGATCGATTCCAATCCGCGGCTGGGTTCAATGATGCTGATTTCCGGGCCCACCGGTTGCGGCAAGACAACCCTCGCCAAGACCTACTGCTTCGCCGCCAACCTGCCGATCACCGAGCTGAATTTCTCGGGCGACTCCACCCTGACCGATTTCTTCCACCGCACCGAGGTCATCACCGACGCGGCCGGGACCCAGACCACCCAGGTAATGCTCGGGCCGGCCGCGGAAGCGATGCTCTACGGCAAAAAACTGCTCATCAACGAACTGAACATGCTTCCGGCCGACCTGATGAGCGCCATAACTTCGGCGGTCGACACCGGACGCCTGCTGCTCTCATCGACCCGGATGGGCAACGTCGAAATCGCGCTGCACGAGGACTTCGGGATCATCGCGACCGCGAACCCCGACTACATCGGTACCTCGGAAATGGGCAAACCGCTGCGGCGACGCTTCGGGGTCGGCCTGGGTGACATCACCATGGGATTCCTTCCGCCCGAGCAGGAAACCGAATCGCTCCTGGCCGAATTCGGGCGCATCAGGCTGCTGGAGGCGGCCGGTATCGAAGCCGATCCCGGTATCGCCGAGCGGCTGGTGGCGGTCGCCGACCGGCTCCGCAATCACCAGGATTTCGGCGCCCGGATGCGCGACCGCATTTCAACCCGGGCCCTTCTCCACTGGCTGGCAACCGGTTACCTCACCGGCCTGCCGATGGCTGAGATCGGCGCCCGCGCGGTCCTGACCATCGCTCCCGGCGACATCTTTGACGAGGTGGCCCGCACCGCCGCCAAGATGTTGGGTGGCCTGCGCGCCGCCGACGGTCCCCCGCGGCGTCTCGCCGGCGCCCTGCTCTCGCGCAAGGGGCCCGAACCGGGGCAGGCCGTGCCCGTGCCCGAACTCGATCACCCGCTCGAAGAGGAACCGGACGCGGTCAGCGAATCGGTCGACGGAGCGGCGATCGAACTCAGTGACGGGGTCAGGGTCGCGGTGGCTCCACGCGAGGCGGGGGCCCCGCGACTTGCCGCCTTCGACCGCCGCGGGCAGCCGATTTCCGACCGCAGCGAGCTGGCCACGGTTCGATCGCAACTGCGCCGCCAGCTCAACATCAATCTGCCCCAACCGCTGGGCAATCCGCCCGAGCGGGACCGGATCCTGCCGTGCCTTACGGGCACCACCCACGGCGCCCTGCAACTGGCCCAGAGCGCGGTCCTGCTGGGCTGGCCGGTGCTGCTGCGCGGCCCCTCGGGGTGTGGCAAATCGGCCCTGGCCCGAACCCTGGCCGCGCAATGGCATTTGCCGGTGGTCGAGTTCTCCTTCACCGGCGAGACCGACAAGAGCGATCTGACCGCGGTGCGCCAGATGCGTGCCGGCCGCACCCGCTGGAACGTGCAGGCGTTCATGGAGGCGGTCCAGGCCGGCTATTTCGTAATCATCAATGAGTACAACCTCGCCTACCCGGACGTGCACTCGATCATCAACGGCCTATTCGACAAGGCCGGACTCGTGACCCTGCCGGACGGATCCCAGTTCCGGGCCCACCCCCACTTCCGCCTGGTGGCGACCGCCGCGCCCGACGGCCCCGGGGTCAAACCCCTCAATGAGGGCGTGGAGAACCGGTTCGGGGCCGTAATCGCGATGGACTACCCCCCTCCGGAAGAAGAGCGGGCCATCCTGGCCGCAATCGCCGCCCCCGACGCCGATCCGCAGGTGCTCGACTCGCTCTGCCAATTGGCCAATACCTCGCGTCGGCTGCTAGCCGGCGACCTGGACGAGCAGGCCGGCGAAGGCTTCGGCAACATTCCGCCCGACCTGGCCTCGGGCGTCGCCGAGCGCACCGCCCTCACCACGGCCGAACTGGTGATGCTGGCCCGCGGCTCCAGGGACCGCGCCGAACTGGTCGCCTGGTATCGGCGGGGAGTCATCGAGGGCGCCAGCGAGGAGATAGAGCGGGTGCTGGAACCGGTCCTGGCCAACTATGGACTCGCCTGAGCACCTAGCGGCCGTCACCGGCGGCAGCACCGTCAAAAGCGGCGGGATCCTGCCCGGTGAACTCGAACTGGCCACCCGTTTGATCCTGGGCGATCGCGAACTGGCAGTGCTTCCCGGTCCCTGGTGGGCCTATCTGCCCGAAGAACGCCTGATCACCTATCCCGAAGCCCTGACTCGCACCTGGTCGGATGAGCGCCTCGTCGGCGGTATGTGCCACCAGGTGGCCGAGGCGTTTTACACCGGACGAAGGGGTCGTAACCGCATCGAATACTGGCTGCGCCAGCAGCGCCGGCACGGGTATCCGGCCGATTCGATGCGGCTGCTGGCTCTGACGGTCAACGACCTGCGGGTGAACCGGCTATATCTGCAGCGCCGGCCCGGGGCGGGTCCGTACTTCAGCGAGCTGTATCGAGTCTTGCCCGACCTGGAGCCGCGGTCCGACGTGGGCGCGCCGCCGGACAGCTCCGGATTCTTGCGTCCGCCGCACCACCTGTTCCTCGACGCCCTCACCACCAGGGCGGTCAACCGGCGTTGGCCGGGAAATTGCGAGACGCCGTTCACGCCGGAGATGATCCAGGACGCGCTGGATCAGACCGACCGCGACGTGGAGCGCGCCATCGAATCAGACGACGTCGAATCGATGCTGCGGCGCCTCACCGGCAAGACCGCCCGGACCTACGCCGGATTGATCGGCGAATGGCAGGCGATGTCGCAGCAAACCGATCGGCCGGCCGGCGAGGAGGGCGGACAGCCGAACGCCCCCGCCGGCGAACAGGATGCGACTGCGGCGCGCGCCAATGCCGAAACGGCCGAAGGCGAGATCGGCGAGGAAGCCCTGCAGCTGCGCAGCGGGTCGGGAAGCTCGGAAGCGGTCCAGCGCGCGCGGCAGCGATTGCAGCAGCGCAAGATCGCCTCGCTGCGGGTGCGCGGCGCCCGCCGGCTGTTGGACCGCGAGCGCAATTCCCACCAGAGTCCGCGCTGGGCGGCCGAACTGGTCGAGGCGATTCGGCGCGGCGAAGCTGACGAGCGGGTCGACTACGAGAACTTCGACTACCTGGCCGCGGTCAACCGCCTGGAGAAGGGGATCAAGGCCACGGTCGAGGGAGACGGGCGCCATCCGGGCCTTGCCCAGATCATGGACCGTCGCCGGCAAGGCGAGTCCGAGGCGCACCGCCGCCCGCGAAAACGGCGATCGGGCGAGACCGGCAACATCGACCTGCAACGGCCCGAACGGGTGCTGACCGACCCGCTCAATGCATTCCTCAAAGGATTGCGCGTGCCGCGCCAGGACCGCCAGCGCGACTTTGCCAGCTCGATCCTGCTGGACATCTCGGGGTCGATGGTCCAGAAGGGTTATCCGACCCGCAAGTTCGACCGGCTGGCCGACTCAGCGATCCTGTTCATCGAGATCCACGAGCGGCTGCGGATCCCCTTCGAGGTGATCGCTTTCTCCTCGCAGGTGACTCCGCTGTGGACGTTCGAGGAGTGCGTCTGGCCACGCCAGCTATCGGGTCGCGCCGCACCCTACGAGCCGCGCGACCACGCCGAAATCTTCAAGCGCCTCTATGACCTGGACCACAAGGACACCGACGACGCCGGGGCGCTGGCGGTGGCGCTGGAGCGGAGCCGCGAGCAGAAAGGCTTGAAAAGCGTATTCGTGGTAACCGACGGGATCTCCTCCGACCCGGCGCTGCTGCGCCGGGCCCTGATCGATATGCACCGCCGCAACCAAGCCGCCCTGCCGGACCAGCGCTACAAGGTGCTCGCGTTCGGCGTTGGCGTGGTCAAGTCGGAATTCCAACTGGCCTATCAGCCCACCCACGACGGCAAACCGCTGGCGTCCTGCGCGGGCGCGGTGGTCGAGAACGTGGCCGCGCTGCCGGAAATAATCCGCAGCGCCGTCGACGAGCGCATCCGCTATCTGTAGCCGGGCCTTTCGGGGCGCTTTGCGGCCCCGATGCTCTCCTATAATCCGACCTTAAGAAAGCCCGCGCGCGTGCGCCGGTCCGCCATTCCCACCGGTCGGCGGCAACTTCCCAGCGGGCCCAACTCCAGGACTGGACGAGCAGAACTTGCCCACGCCAACGGCGATTAGGCGTCAGATACGCGAATTTGCGCCGGACACCGATTACGAAGAACTTGCGGGCATGGGTGATCTGCTCGACCACGGCGAGCACGAAGTACGGCTCCTGACGCGCGGTGAACTGGTCACCGGCCGGGT
The Chloroflexota bacterium genome window above contains:
- the pdxT gene encoding pyridoxal 5'-phosphate synthase glutaminase subunit PdxT yields the protein MSSSGPDRPLVGVLAIQGDFAEHLGVLERLGARTMAVRLPDQLDDLDGLVIPGGESTTFGKLAVRYGFMGPVRDLVASGRPVWGTCAGLIFLSRDCGRDQPILEVMDVAVRRNAFGSQIDSFERALDIPALGPEAFPGVFIRAPLVTAVGRDVKVLSEIDAGVVAVEQANLLGTCFHPELTRDPRMHRYFLNKMTSQTQFPPKN
- a CDS encoding AAA family ATPase, with the translated sequence MRYAETDAEELDALLGLLPQSVAEPIRSQGECDALIEVVLDVGRRPLARFPGGDIELGSWLIESDTLEEAAARIGNFDADNRAGVVGTLHRVSAIRNRSGRIVGLTLRRGRAIYGQVAMVRDVIDSRRSVLLVGRPGVGKTTLLREIARELADGMGRRVLVVDTSNEIAGDGDIPHPGIGGARRMQVPAPDRQHQVMIEAVENHMPEVLIIDEIGTIAEARAARTIAERGIQLVATAHGNSLQNLITNPTLNVLVGGIENVILGDREARRRRTRKAVLERRGAPTFDVLIEIARRNQLLVHTNLAHATDAVLAGEPLAAEMRTLQDEGVQIDRRTLRPASSDWAKLAEAPEQVIAEATFEPPPLEPYLHGISSGKIRKAARALGITVRPVRELGHAELLITTRSSYLHRDSTLDRAIDMDMPVFVLEGTSVERVRKGLAKAFAALRLQSGSGDGSVSSYLSSA
- the tmk gene encoding dTMP kinase — its product is MNESPVAPDRGILVTFEGIDGAGKTHMSRQLRSRLEDEGVATLLVREPGGTEFGERLRDDWEHENLTSPTSPRVEALLFNAARAHLVEQRIRPALASGRVVICDRFADSTIAYQGADSGLDVEELERLNFFATARLVPDLVVLLDVPAEVGLARKAGMAPQAGELKGMEGRGARYLDRVRNLYLSLAAHAPNRWQVLSGREDPANLMPKIWARVASLLERKMTAPTGRRQNQLL
- the lexA gene encoding transcriptional repressor LexA; the protein is MARSLTAKQRRVLDVIRAFQVENGYSPSVRQIGEQLGLSAASVQAHLVALDRKNYIRRTGEAHGITANYDPESDECLQVRAAQIIGAIAAGSPIEAITDHQGYVPLPETVSPDDPRDYYALEVRGDSMVDDHILDGDRVLVRRQNTADDGDVVVAILGDEEATLKRFYRNGRFRYLLKPANSEHDPIDTNRLEIRGVVVGVYRDHLK
- a CDS encoding MoxR family ATPase → MLDLIRRLIPEIGGPAHEDGRAEEEATGQKIAPGEVLQLGPEVEIGHDWFEVKGRRFPRLKERVRQALPEDASHFRPAEADDFSQSVPRRHEIFAHLTADMADLLERIAEIDSNPRLGSMMLISGPTGCGKTTLAKTYCFAANLPITELNFSGDSTLTDFFHRTEVITDAAGTQTTQVMLGPAAEAMLYGKKLLINELNMLPADLMSAITSAVDTGRLLLSSTRMGNVEIALHEDFGIIATANPDYIGTSEMGKPLRRRFGVGLGDITMGFLPPEQETESLLAEFGRIRLLEAAGIEADPGIAERLVAVADRLRNHQDFGARMRDRISTRALLHWLATGYLTGLPMAEIGARAVLTIAPGDIFDEVARTAAKMLGGLRAADGPPRRLAGALLSRKGPEPGQAVPVPELDHPLEEEPDAVSESVDGAAIELSDGVRVAVAPREAGAPRLAAFDRRGQPISDRSELATVRSQLRRQLNINLPQPLGNPPERDRILPCLTGTTHGALQLAQSAVLLGWPVLLRGPSGCGKSALARTLAAQWHLPVVEFSFTGETDKSDLTAVRQMRAGRTRWNVQAFMEAVQAGYFVIINEYNLAYPDVHSIINGLFDKAGLVTLPDGSQFRAHPHFRLVATAAPDGPGVKPLNEGVENRFGAVIAMDYPPPEEERAILAAIAAPDADPQVLDSLCQLANTSRRLLAGDLDEQAGEGFGNIPPDLASGVAERTALTTAELVMLARGSRDRAELVAWYRRGVIEGASEEIERVLEPVLANYGLA
- a CDS encoding VWA domain-containing protein encodes the protein MDSPEHLAAVTGGSTVKSGGILPGELELATRLILGDRELAVLPGPWWAYLPEERLITYPEALTRTWSDERLVGGMCHQVAEAFYTGRRGRNRIEYWLRQQRRHGYPADSMRLLALTVNDLRVNRLYLQRRPGAGPYFSELYRVLPDLEPRSDVGAPPDSSGFLRPPHHLFLDALTTRAVNRRWPGNCETPFTPEMIQDALDQTDRDVERAIESDDVESMLRRLTGKTARTYAGLIGEWQAMSQQTDRPAGEEGGQPNAPAGEQDATAARANAETAEGEIGEEALQLRSGSGSSEAVQRARQRLQQRKIASLRVRGARRLLDRERNSHQSPRWAAELVEAIRRGEADERVDYENFDYLAAVNRLEKGIKATVEGDGRHPGLAQIMDRRRQGESEAHRRPRKRRSGETGNIDLQRPERVLTDPLNAFLKGLRVPRQDRQRDFASSILLDISGSMVQKGYPTRKFDRLADSAILFIEIHERLRIPFEVIAFSSQVTPLWTFEECVWPRQLSGRAAPYEPRDHAEIFKRLYDLDHKDTDDAGALAVALERSREQKGLKSVFVVTDGISSDPALLRRALIDMHRRNQAALPDQRYKVLAFGVGVVKSEFQLAYQPTHDGKPLASCAGAVVENVAALPEIIRSAVDERIRYL